One genomic window of Halolamina sediminis includes the following:
- a CDS encoding ABC transporter ATP-binding protein produces the protein MSNEYTPTTDERAAERAAERADTSVDDDAETVLELSNVAKEFAGERAVDGVDLAVREGELLTLLGPSGCGKTTTLRTIAGLESPTEGTVRVGGEVVAGEGRTVPPEERDVGMVFQEFALFPHLSVAENVAFGLDDRDGDVAQQRVADLLDLVGLEGYGDRSPTELSGGQRQRVALARSLAPEPDVLLLDEPFSNLDVALRVEMREEVTRILNEAGVTAVSVTHDQEEALSISDRVAVMSDGHVEQVGSPESLFEHPESRFVASFLGQASFVPGEITDSSVDTTIGSYGRDLLKGVTDEYVGAEVDVLVRPDDLRLAPVDGEAGPISAETEAVRASADGGAPTDSAADGGTPSAPTADGVVVRRQYTGPSFVYHVELDDGPVVRCLHNHAEEVDVGERVRVRLVADHTLAWYPAA, from the coding sequence ATGAGCAACGAATACACCCCCACGACCGACGAGCGAGCGGCGGAGCGAGCAGCCGAGCGGGCGGACACGAGCGTCGACGACGACGCCGAGACGGTGCTCGAACTCTCGAACGTCGCCAAGGAGTTCGCGGGCGAGCGGGCCGTCGACGGCGTCGATCTCGCAGTCCGGGAGGGCGAACTTCTCACGCTCCTCGGGCCGTCGGGCTGTGGGAAGACCACCACGCTGCGCACGATCGCCGGCCTCGAATCGCCCACCGAGGGCACCGTCCGCGTCGGCGGCGAGGTCGTCGCCGGCGAGGGACGAACGGTCCCGCCGGAGGAGCGCGACGTGGGGATGGTGTTCCAGGAGTTCGCGCTGTTCCCCCACCTCTCGGTCGCCGAGAACGTCGCGTTCGGCCTCGACGACCGCGACGGCGACGTCGCACAGCAACGCGTCGCCGACCTGCTCGACCTCGTCGGGCTCGAGGGGTACGGCGACCGCTCCCCGACGGAACTCTCCGGCGGGCAGCGCCAGCGGGTCGCGCTCGCGCGCTCGCTCGCCCCCGAACCCGACGTGTTGCTGCTCGACGAGCCGTTCTCGAACCTCGACGTGGCGCTCAGAGTCGAGATGCGCGAGGAGGTGACTCGGATCCTCAACGAGGCCGGCGTCACCGCGGTCTCGGTCACCCACGATCAGGAGGAGGCGCTGTCGATCTCCGACCGCGTGGCGGTGATGTCCGACGGCCACGTCGAACAGGTCGGCAGCCCCGAGTCGCTGTTCGAACACCCCGAGTCCCGCTTCGTCGCCTCCTTTCTCGGCCAGGCCAGCTTCGTCCCCGGGGAGATCACCGACAGCTCCGTCGACACGACGATCGGCTCCTACGGCCGCGACCTGCTGAAAGGCGTGACCGACGAGTACGTCGGCGCAGAGGTGGACGTGCTGGTCCGCCCCGACGACCTCCGGCTCGCGCCGGTCGACGGCGAGGCCGGCCCCATCTCCGCCGAGACCGAGGCCGTCAGAGCGAGCGCGGACGGGGGGGCGCCGACGGATTCGGCCGCCGACGGGGGGACGCCCTCGGCCCCAACTGCGGACGGCGTGGTGGTCCGCCGCCAGTACACCGGCCCCTCGTTCGTCTACCACGTCGAGCTCGACGACGGCCCCGTGGTGCGCTGCCTGCACAACCACGCCGAGGAGGTCGACGTGGGCGAGCGCGTGCGCGTCCGTCTCGTCGCCGACCACACCCTCGCTTGGTACCCCGCGGCGTAG
- a CDS encoding extracellular solute-binding protein — translation MTDEPTSKRRRRLLASLASAGLVGVAGCNGGGTETEGTPADGNGTATDTPSGSGGDGSLGAEFSEFRGSGVLAQGRDEVGGTRIEELPNLEGELTIYLGGGEGGLYRDLINKLEEIYPDFSATPRVSGTADAANTIITEGSATPADVFWSVDAGSLAAVAAEELTSELPSEVTDPVPEEFHPNGAWVGTAGRARAIPYNTEALDESDIPDDVMDLPDSGIAGNMGWGPTYGAFQAFITAMRITEGKEATRQWLQGMVDAGITEYANEFFVSNAVADGEIQAGFANHYYALRVQAARPSAPIDLAFTSGDAGALINVAGAAVLEPSPQQELARTFVRHLLSAEAQEYFATRAYAYPMIPGVPPVGDLPRIDELNPPEFDLARLSEIGPTVELMREVGVL, via the coding sequence ATGACTGACGAACCGACTTCCAAGCGCCGCCGCCGGCTGCTCGCGAGCCTCGCGAGCGCCGGCCTCGTCGGCGTCGCCGGCTGTAACGGCGGCGGGACCGAAACCGAGGGCACGCCGGCTGACGGGAACGGCACCGCCACCGACACGCCGAGCGGGAGCGGCGGCGACGGCAGCCTGGGCGCCGAGTTCTCGGAGTTCCGTGGCTCGGGCGTGCTCGCGCAGGGCCGTGACGAGGTCGGCGGCACCCGGATCGAGGAACTGCCGAACCTCGAGGGCGAGCTCACCATCTACCTCGGCGGCGGGGAGGGCGGCCTCTACCGCGACCTGATCAACAAGCTGGAGGAGATCTACCCCGACTTCTCGGCGACCCCCCGGGTCTCCGGCACCGCCGACGCCGCGAACACGATCATCACCGAGGGGTCGGCGACGCCCGCCGACGTGTTCTGGTCGGTCGACGCCGGCTCGCTCGCGGCCGTCGCCGCCGAGGAGCTGACCAGCGAGCTCCCGAGCGAGGTGACCGACCCCGTGCCCGAGGAGTTCCACCCCAACGGCGCGTGGGTCGGCACCGCCGGCCGCGCCCGGGCGATCCCGTACAACACGGAGGCGCTCGACGAGAGCGACATCCCGGACGACGTGATGGACCTGCCCGACTCCGGCATCGCGGGCAACATGGGCTGGGGCCCGACCTACGGCGCGTTCCAAGCGTTCATCACCGCGATGCGGATCACGGAGGGCAAGGAGGCCACCCGGCAGTGGCTGCAGGGGATGGTCGACGCTGGCATCACCGAGTACGCGAACGAGTTCTTCGTCTCCAACGCCGTCGCCGACGGCGAGATCCAGGCCGGCTTCGCGAACCACTACTACGCGCTCCGCGTACAGGCCGCGCGACCGAGCGCGCCGATCGACCTCGCCTTTACCAGCGGCGACGCGGGCGCGCTGATCAACGTCGCCGGCGCCGCGGTGCTGGAGCCGAGCCCCCAGCAGGAGCTTGCACGGACCTTCGTCCGGCACCTGCTCTCGGCGGAGGCCCAGGAGTACTTCGCGACCCGCGCGTACGCCTACCCGATGATCCCGGGCGTGCCGCCGGTTGGCGACCTCCCGCGTATCGACGAGCTCAACCCCCCCGAGTTCGACCTCGCGCGGCTCTCCGAGATCGGGCCGACGGTCGAACTCATGCGTGAGGTCGGCGTCCTGTAA
- a CDS encoding ArnT family glycosyltransferase, translated as MSGQPADSAAVTATLRTAVDAARDRLDRGRVAILLLALVAAVISFLVATRVFPYHSINHDEGVYLQQAELLLSGKLFLQPPVDGPFHPWFFVESARGLYSKYQPVPAAVFALGRVLGGYPIALAGISAAVVAGTAALARELFDWRVGAVAGVLVLASPLFLIHSGVYLPYAATAAFELCFAVGYLRGERTGSRRMAAVAGAAIATAFFARPYTAVLFASPFILHAVGTLLRSGAWRAPFDDVTDAQQELFVRRLLTAGLGIVGVLVALGYNVLVTGEPLVFPYQAFAPEDGPGFGHREILGHEENYTLELGIESNRRVLSQLFTEWVAMGTVGAALAAAGVAATAGSAVLGRVQDASERASAALTRRRATVAGMFVSIAAGNVAFWGNFNILGALTAQDDGLIHSLGPYYHYDVLVPTAVFGAVAVVWGADRLGSVAARRLPDALTAGRVALAVVIVAAGVAAPVAADAAERPLEHNAGVSEELAAAYEPFEEEGGLSMGNAALGGNQTDEQTLTFLTPVYGPWLNHPFQAVRNDPEFDGPSLYAIGDYDELDVAAANPDHELRRYVMRGPWNPVDGERVTAELRPVERISGESVRIDAAVGVPEGAQSVSIRAGGDGGQTYAAATESPGTLGLTLTVNESTARLAGEGIRQPGTFEVEDRDELRVTVFVSTGPSAGFSYQLVFPIDTAGDEVRALSPTRERCPVPDRCVPAGLGPSPPGQFANATVEAVSG; from the coding sequence ATGTCCGGGCAGCCCGCCGACTCCGCCGCGGTGACTGCGACGCTCCGAACCGCCGTCGACGCTGCCCGGGACCGCCTCGACCGCGGCCGGGTCGCGATCCTCCTGCTCGCGCTCGTCGCCGCGGTCATCTCGTTCCTCGTCGCGACCCGCGTCTTTCCGTACCACTCGATCAACCACGACGAGGGCGTCTACCTCCAGCAGGCCGAGCTGCTGCTCTCCGGAAAGCTGTTCCTCCAACCGCCGGTCGACGGGCCGTTCCACCCGTGGTTCTTCGTCGAGAGCGCGCGCGGGCTGTACTCGAAGTACCAGCCCGTCCCGGCCGCCGTGTTCGCGCTGGGACGCGTTCTGGGCGGCTACCCGATCGCGCTGGCGGGGATTTCGGCGGCCGTCGTCGCCGGCACCGCGGCGCTGGCCCGCGAGCTGTTCGACTGGCGGGTCGGCGCCGTCGCGGGCGTCCTCGTGCTCGCGTCGCCGCTGTTCCTGATCCACTCGGGGGTGTACCTCCCCTACGCGGCGACGGCGGCGTTCGAACTCTGCTTCGCGGTGGGGTACCTCCGCGGGGAGCGGACCGGGAGCCGGCGAATGGCGGCGGTCGCCGGCGCCGCGATCGCGACCGCCTTCTTCGCCCGACCGTACACCGCCGTGCTGTTCGCGTCGCCGTTCATCCTCCACGCGGTCGGGACGCTCCTCCGCTCGGGCGCGTGGCGGGCGCCGTTCGACGACGTGACCGATGCCCAGCAGGAGCTGTTCGTCCGCCGCCTCCTGACTGCGGGGCTCGGCATCGTCGGCGTGCTGGTCGCGCTGGGGTACAACGTGCTCGTGACGGGCGAGCCCCTCGTGTTCCCGTACCAAGCGTTCGCGCCGGAGGACGGCCCCGGCTTCGGCCACCGCGAGATCCTCGGCCACGAGGAGAACTACACGCTCGAACTCGGGATCGAGTCGAACCGCCGCGTGCTCTCCCAGCTGTTCACCGAGTGGGTCGCGATGGGGACGGTGGGCGCCGCACTCGCCGCCGCCGGCGTCGCCGCGACCGCGGGATCGGCAGTGCTCGGCCGCGTGCAGGACGCGAGCGAGCGCGCGTCCGCAGCGCTCACCCGCCGGCGCGCGACCGTCGCGGGGATGTTCGTCTCGATCGCGGCGGGCAACGTCGCGTTCTGGGGGAACTTCAACATCCTCGGCGCGCTCACCGCGCAGGACGACGGGTTGATCCACAGCCTCGGCCCGTACTACCACTACGACGTGCTCGTCCCGACTGCGGTGTTCGGCGCTGTCGCCGTCGTGTGGGGTGCCGACAGGCTGGGGAGTGTCGCCGCCCGGCGACTTCCGGACGCGCTGACGGCCGGCCGAGTCGCGCTTGCCGTCGTGATCGTGGCGGCGGGGGTCGCCGCGCCCGTCGCTGCCGACGCGGCGGAGCGCCCGCTGGAGCACAACGCGGGGGTCAGCGAGGAGCTCGCGGCCGCCTACGAACCGTTCGAGGAGGAAGGCGGGCTCTCGATGGGCAACGCCGCCCTCGGCGGTAATCAGACCGACGAGCAGACGCTCACGTTCCTCACCCCGGTGTACGGCCCGTGGCTGAACCACCCGTTCCAGGCGGTCCGGAACGACCCGGAGTTCGACGGCCCGTCGCTGTACGCCATCGGCGACTACGACGAGCTCGACGTGGCCGCCGCTAACCCCGACCACGAGCTCCGGCGGTACGTGATGCGCGGCCCGTGGAACCCCGTCGACGGCGAGCGCGTGACAGCCGAACTGCGCCCCGTCGAGCGTATCTCGGGGGAGTCGGTCAGGATTGACGCGGCGGTCGGCGTCCCCGAGGGCGCCCAGTCGGTGTCGATCCGCGCCGGCGGCGACGGCGGGCAGACGTACGCCGCCGCGACCGAGAGTCCGGGGACCCTCGGGCTGACGCTCACCGTCAACGAGAGCACGGCGCGACTCGCCGGCGAGGGGATCCGACAGCCGGGCACGTTCGAGGTTGAGGACCGCGACGAGCTTCGTGTCACGGTGTTCGTCTCCACCGGGCCGAGCGCGGGGTTCAGCTACCAGCTCGTGTTCCCGATCGACACCGCCGGCGACGAGGTGCGCGCGCTGTCGCCGACACGGGAGCGCTGTCCGGTGCCGGATCGCTGTGTGCCGGCGGGGCTGGGCCCGTCGCCGCCCGGGCAGTTCGCGAACGCGACGGTAGAGGCCGTTTCCGGATAG
- a CDS encoding alpha-1 4-glucan-protein synthase, which translates to MSEQDICVIVPTIREYECMEAYIANAREHGFDTDRLFVVLVTEDFCDTDEMATMLDQLGVDGAVFDGTAREEWFAEQGASEYAHLIPEASHAQTSFGLLYMWAHERFDYGVFIDDDTLPHDDEDFFGTHMENLSYEGEIESRASDESWVNVLDDADGDLYPRGYPYAAMDEDVDREPTHVDDVVASQGLWTNVPDLDAVRILMDGDLQGQAQSRTTRDDFGEDFVAAEGQYLTVCSMNLAFRREVIPAFYQLPMDDNRWDVGRFDDIWSGLFLKRAADVLGKQVYNGGPLCEHNKAPRSTFDDLQNEVAGLELNEHVWEVIDDAAAGATSYREAFASMADALATGDFEEWNNGAFLNYCGEYMNDWIDCLDAIEPTAADTVEVPADD; encoded by the coding sequence ATGAGTGAGCAGGACATCTGCGTGATCGTCCCCACGATACGGGAGTACGAGTGTATGGAGGCGTACATCGCCAACGCCCGCGAACACGGGTTCGACACCGACCGCCTGTTCGTCGTGCTGGTCACGGAGGACTTCTGTGACACCGACGAGATGGCGACGATGCTCGACCAGCTCGGCGTCGATGGCGCCGTCTTCGACGGTACCGCCCGCGAGGAGTGGTTCGCCGAGCAGGGTGCCAGTGAGTACGCACACCTAATTCCCGAGGCCAGCCACGCCCAGACCTCCTTCGGGCTGCTGTACATGTGGGCCCACGAGCGCTTCGACTACGGCGTGTTCATCGACGACGACACGCTGCCCCACGATGACGAGGACTTCTTCGGCACCCACATGGAGAACCTCTCTTACGAGGGCGAGATCGAGTCCCGCGCCTCAGACGAGTCGTGGGTGAACGTGCTCGACGACGCCGACGGCGACCTCTACCCGCGTGGCTACCCCTACGCGGCGATGGACGAGGACGTCGACCGCGAGCCCACCCACGTCGACGACGTCGTCGCTTCGCAGGGTCTTTGGACGAACGTCCCCGACCTCGACGCAGTGCGAATCCTGATGGACGGCGACCTGCAGGGGCAGGCCCAGAGTCGCACGACTCGCGACGACTTCGGCGAGGACTTCGTCGCCGCAGAGGGCCAGTACCTGACCGTCTGCTCGATGAACCTCGCGTTCCGCCGCGAGGTGATCCCCGCGTTCTACCAGCTACCGATGGACGACAACCGCTGGGACGTGGGCCGCTTCGACGACATCTGGTCGGGGCTGTTCCTGAAGCGCGCCGCCGACGTGCTGGGCAAGCAGGTGTACAACGGCGGCCCGCTGTGTGAGCACAACAAGGCGCCGCGCTCGACGTTTGACGACCTCCAGAACGAGGTCGCCGGGCTCGAGCTCAACGAGCACGTCTGGGAAGTGATCGACGACGCCGCCGCCGGCGCGACGTCCTACCGCGAGGCGTTCGCGTCGATGGCCGACGCGCTCGCGACCGGCGATTTCGAGGAGTGGAACAACGGCGCGTTCCTGAACTACTGTGGTGAATACATGAACGACTGGATCGACTGTCTCGACGCGATCGAACCGACCGCCGCGGACACCGTGGAGGTGCCCGCCGATGACTGA
- a CDS encoding ABC transporter permease: protein MGAAGDTTREPEGRLRLFARRFLGLDDDGVSTPLVLLSGAIAAAVLSPLLWLLLRAGEVPLAEARSLIGSSGDVFANSLALVAIVTTASVLLGVPLAVLTVQTDLPFRRFWTVVIALPLVIPSYVGAFAYVSAFGPDGELADALAPLGVQIPEVYGLGGTALVLTLFVYPYVFLTARAALLSFDETQLEAARTLNVDYFAAFRRVILPQILPAVTAGALLVALYALSDFGTPTIMQYDVFTRMIYVELNSFGDGRNNATLLSLQLLTVTAVVVALESRIGDGEDSGYGAASSSSVLISLGRFRWPAMLLPALVSTFTLALPVGILTMWFVRAEALAYEVGGRAFEAGFALNSVYVAALAAAVTLALAIPVAYYSGRSRSTFAWLTERATYLGYAMPGVVLALALVFFSSNQLAEWFGPTAARAVYQSLPLLVFAYVVRFLPQAVGATRSSVLGVDPSLLGAARVLGEPPRRVFRRVTLPLIAPGVLAGAALVFLTTMKELDTTLILHPTGFTTLVTYIWRVQEGGYYGRAALPALVLVVVSGLSMIPLLVQGRDQ, encoded by the coding sequence ATGGGCGCCGCTGGCGACACCACTCGCGAACCGGAGGGGCGCCTCCGGCTGTTCGCTCGGCGGTTCCTCGGGCTGGACGACGACGGCGTCTCGACGCCGCTGGTCCTGCTCTCGGGAGCCATCGCAGCCGCGGTGCTGTCGCCGCTGCTCTGGCTGTTGCTGCGAGCCGGCGAGGTGCCGCTCGCGGAGGCACGGTCGCTGATCGGTTCGTCGGGCGACGTGTTCGCCAACAGCCTCGCGCTCGTCGCGATCGTCACGACCGCCTCGGTGCTGTTGGGCGTCCCGCTTGCGGTGTTGACCGTCCAGACCGACCTGCCGTTCCGCCGGTTCTGGACCGTCGTCATCGCGCTCCCGCTGGTGATCCCCAGCTACGTCGGCGCGTTCGCGTACGTCTCGGCGTTCGGTCCCGACGGCGAGCTCGCGGACGCGCTCGCGCCGCTGGGCGTCCAGATCCCCGAGGTGTACGGGCTCGGTGGCACCGCGCTGGTGCTGACGCTGTTTGTCTACCCGTACGTGTTCCTCACCGCCCGCGCGGCGCTGCTCTCCTTCGACGAGACCCAACTGGAGGCCGCGCGCACGCTCAACGTCGACTACTTCGCGGCGTTCCGGCGGGTGATACTGCCACAGATCCTCCCCGCCGTGACCGCGGGTGCGCTGCTCGTCGCGCTGTACGCGCTGTCGGACTTCGGGACGCCGACGATCATGCAGTACGACGTGTTCACGCGGATGATCTACGTCGAGCTCAACAGCTTCGGCGACGGCCGGAACAACGCCACCCTGCTGTCGCTGCAGCTGTTGACCGTCACCGCCGTCGTGGTCGCGCTGGAGTCCCGAATCGGTGACGGCGAGGACTCGGGCTACGGCGCGGCCTCCTCGTCGTCGGTGTTGATCTCGCTGGGGCGGTTCCGCTGGCCGGCGATGCTGCTGCCCGCCCTCGTGTCGACGTTCACGCTCGCGCTCCCGGTCGGCATCCTGACGATGTGGTTCGTCCGCGCCGAGGCGCTGGCGTACGAGGTGGGCGGCCGGGCGTTCGAGGCCGGTTTCGCGCTCAACTCCGTCTACGTCGCCGCGCTGGCGGCGGCCGTGACGCTCGCGCTGGCGATCCCCGTGGCGTACTACTCCGGCCGTTCACGGTCCACGTTCGCGTGGCTGACCGAGCGGGCGACGTATCTGGGCTACGCGATGCCGGGGGTCGTGCTCGCGCTCGCACTGGTGTTCTTCAGCAGCAATCAGCTGGCGGAGTGGTTCGGGCCCACCGCCGCGCGGGCGGTGTACCAGTCACTCCCGCTGCTGGTGTTCGCCTACGTCGTGCGGTTCCTGCCCCAAGCCGTCGGCGCGACCCGGTCGTCGGTGCTCGGGGTCGATCCGTCGCTGCTCGGCGCCGCGCGCGTGCTCGGCGAGCCGCCGCGGCGAGTGTTCCGGCGGGTGACGCTGCCGCTGATCGCCCCAGGCGTGCTCGCTGGCGCGGCGCTCGTCTTCCTGACGACGATGAAGGAGCTCGACACGACACTGATCCTCCACCCGACAGGGTTTACAACGCTGGTGACGTACATCTGGCGAGTTCAGGAGGGCGGCTACTACGGCCGGGCGGCGCTGCCGGCGCTGGTGCTGGTGGTGGTGTCCGGACTCTCGATGATCCCCCTCCTCGTTCAGGGACGCGATCAATGA